One genomic region from Stutzerimonas decontaminans encodes:
- a CDS encoding UPF0149 family protein — translation MSFAEQLARLQVFLDADDLHEEALDYIAAHGYLTALCICSEQVPEREWIDALFSEPPKYKDDTEREAIEATLIQLKAHIARQLASDEDMELPCELDLGDEPDDSDLRGWCIGFMEGVFMREAVWFEDSEEEVSELLLPIMVGSGLFDEQPEFADIADNPELVDEMVAQIPELLTALYLICHAPEEKPALLKPRRH, via the coding sequence ATGTCATTCGCCGAGCAACTCGCCCGCCTGCAAGTCTTTCTTGATGCAGATGACCTGCACGAGGAAGCACTGGATTACATCGCCGCCCATGGCTACCTGACAGCGCTGTGCATCTGCTCCGAGCAGGTACCCGAGCGTGAGTGGATCGACGCACTGTTTTCCGAGCCGCCCAAGTACAAGGACGACACCGAGCGCGAGGCTATCGAGGCCACGCTTATCCAGCTGAAGGCACACATTGCCCGCCAGCTGGCCAGCGACGAGGACATGGAGCTGCCCTGCGAACTGGACCTGGGCGACGAGCCTGACGACTCGGACCTGCGCGGCTGGTGCATCGGCTTCATGGAAGGCGTATTCATGCGTGAGGCAGTCTGGTTCGAGGACTCCGAGGAGGAGGTCAGCGAGCTGCTGCTGCCGATCATGGTCGGCTCGGGCCTGTTCGACGAGCAGCCGGAATTCGCCGATATCGCCGACAATCCCGAGTTGGTCGACGAGATGGTCGCGCAGATTCCGGAATTGCTGACGGCGCTGTATCTGATCTGTCATGCGCCGGAAGAAAAGCCAGCCTTGCTCAAGCCGCGCCGACACTGA
- a CDS encoding YbaN family protein, whose amino-acid sequence MAHRDIQQHRNPLVRSALLAAGWLAVALGVIGIFLPVLPTTPFLLLAAACFVRSSQRFYDWLVGHPHLGPWLRDYLEGNGIPLKGKAYAIATMWISIGISCWLVPLFWARVGMLLSATLVSLYILRQKTLPVSNDTGTK is encoded by the coding sequence ATGGCCCATCGGGACATTCAGCAGCATCGCAACCCTCTGGTTCGCTCGGCATTGCTGGCCGCTGGCTGGCTGGCTGTCGCGCTGGGCGTCATCGGCATATTCCTTCCGGTTCTTCCGACGACGCCGTTTCTGCTGCTTGCTGCGGCCTGCTTCGTACGCAGCTCGCAGCGCTTTTACGACTGGCTGGTGGGCCACCCGCACCTCGGCCCATGGCTTCGCGATTACCTGGAAGGCAATGGCATCCCGCTTAAGGGCAAGGCGTATGCTATCGCCACAATGTGGATCAGCATTGGCATTTCCTGCTGGCTGGTTCCGTTATTCTGGGCGCGCGTCGGCATGCTGCTGAGCGCGACGCTCGTGTCGCTGTACATCCTCAGGCAAAAGACATTGCCGGTGAGCAACGACACCGGGACCAAGTAA
- the aceK gene encoding bifunctional isocitrate dehydrogenase kinase/phosphatase yields the protein MVEQKLAAEIARQILLGFDGYREHFRLITEGARARFEQAQWQEAQRASAARINLYEEKVSETRRRLLTGYEHSDLLQVEAWPQIKSAYIELINPRFDDELSETWYNSIFCGLFSHDCIRDGTMFIHTTRPAVRAHERLAQTRSYQPNGDLAGMLEQILRDYAFAVPYRDLAGDLQRLQTQLCETLPDWVCKDPELTVELFVSVLYRNKGAYLLGRIFTRDEQWPLVIPLLHREGDGIVADALITDEAEVSIIFSFTRSYFMVEVPIPAEFVGFLKRILPGKHIAELYTSIGFYKHGKSEFYRALIDHLANTDDRFVMAPGVRGMVMTVFTLPGFNTVFKLIKDRFSPIKNVNRATVIEKYRLVKSVDRVGRMADTQEFADFRFPKAKFDPECLAELLEVAPSTVEVQGDTVLVRHCWTERRMTPLNLYLENASEQQVREVLEDYGLAIKQLAAANIFPGDMLLKNFGVTRHGRVVFYDYDEISFLTEVNFRHIPPPRYPEDEMASEPWYSVGPNDVFPEEFPRFLFADHGQRRLFASLHGDLYDADYWKGLQDAIRGGKVIDVFPYRRKADRN from the coding sequence ATGGTGGAGCAGAAACTGGCCGCTGAAATTGCTCGGCAAATCCTTCTCGGTTTTGACGGCTACCGTGAGCACTTTCGGCTGATCACTGAAGGCGCCCGGGCCCGCTTCGAGCAGGCGCAGTGGCAGGAAGCACAGCGTGCCTCCGCCGCGCGAATCAATCTCTACGAAGAGAAGGTCAGTGAAACACGGCGTCGCTTGCTGACCGGTTATGAGCATTCCGACCTGCTTCAGGTAGAGGCGTGGCCGCAGATCAAAAGCGCCTACATCGAGCTGATCAACCCACGCTTCGACGATGAGCTGTCGGAGACCTGGTACAACTCGATCTTCTGCGGGCTGTTCAGCCATGACTGCATCCGTGATGGCACCATGTTCATTCATACCACCCGGCCCGCTGTACGAGCCCACGAGCGCTTGGCGCAGACGCGCAGCTATCAGCCCAACGGCGATCTGGCTGGCATGCTGGAGCAGATCCTGCGTGATTACGCCTTTGCCGTACCGTACCGCGATCTGGCGGGTGATCTGCAGCGGTTGCAAACGCAGTTGTGTGAAACGCTGCCCGACTGGGTCTGCAAGGACCCTGAGCTGACGGTGGAGCTGTTCGTCTCGGTGCTATACCGCAACAAAGGTGCCTATCTGCTCGGTCGGATCTTCACTCGTGACGAGCAGTGGCCGCTGGTTATTCCGCTGCTGCACCGCGAGGGAGACGGCATCGTCGCCGATGCGCTGATTACCGACGAGGCAGAGGTGTCGATCATCTTTTCCTTCACTCGCTCGTACTTCATGGTCGAGGTGCCGATCCCGGCGGAGTTCGTCGGTTTTCTCAAGCGCATCCTCCCCGGCAAGCACATCGCCGAGCTGTATACCTCGATAGGGTTCTACAAACACGGCAAGTCCGAGTTCTATCGAGCGCTGATCGATCATCTTGCCAACACCGACGACCGTTTCGTCATGGCGCCCGGCGTGCGCGGAATGGTCATGACGGTGTTCACGCTGCCGGGTTTCAACACCGTATTCAAACTGATCAAGGATCGATTCTCGCCGATCAAGAACGTCAATCGCGCCACCGTGATCGAGAAATATCGCCTGGTGAAAAGTGTCGACAGGGTAGGGCGCATGGCCGACACCCAAGAGTTCGCCGACTTCCGTTTTCCCAAGGCCAAGTTCGATCCCGAATGCCTCGCCGAGTTGCTGGAGGTTGCACCTTCTACGGTCGAGGTCCAGGGCGATACGGTGCTGGTACGCCACTGCTGGACCGAGCGGCGCATGACGCCGCTGAATCTCTATCTGGAAAACGCCAGCGAACAGCAGGTGCGCGAGGTCTTGGAAGACTATGGGCTTGCGATCAAGCAGCTGGCGGCGGCCAATATCTTTCCTGGCGACATGCTGTTGAAGAATTTCGGCGTTACCCGCCATGGAAGGGTGGTCTTCTACGATTACGACGAGATCAGCTTTCTCACCGAGGTGAATTTCCGCCACATCCCGCCGCCGCGTTACCCCGAAGACGAAATGGCGTCAGAGCCGTGGTACTCGGTTGGGCCGAATGATGTGTTCCCGGAAGAATTCCCGCGCTTTCTGTTCGCCGACCATGGGCAGCGCCGGCTTTTCGCCAGTCTGCATGGCGACTTGTACGACGCTGATTACTGGAAGGGCCTACAGGATGCCATTCGCGGCGGCAAAGTGATCGACGTCTTTCCCTATCGGCGCAAGGCTGACCGTAACTGA
- a CDS encoding vWA domain-containing protein, translated as MLLGLFNEMRAAKVPVSVRELLDLIDALKHRVVFADMDEFYFLARTVMVKDERHFDKFDRAFGAYFKGLENLDQHLEALIPEDWLRKEFERSLTDEERAQIQSLGGLDKLIEEFKKRLEEQKERHAGGNKWIGTGGTSPFGSGGYNPEGIRIGDAGKRQGKAVKVWDQREYKNLDDQVELGTRNIKIALRRLRKFARQGAADELDIDGTIDHTARDAGLLNIQMRPERRNAVKLLILFDIGGSMDAHVKVCEELFSACKTEFKHLEYFYFHNFIYESVWKNNFRRTSERTSTLDLLHKYGADYKVVFVGDAAMAPYEVTQPGGSVEHWNEEAGYVWMQRFMEKYKKLIWINPYPKDTWGYTTSTGIIRELVEDRMYPLTLSGLEEGMKFLAK; from the coding sequence ATGCTGCTTGGCCTGTTCAACGAGATGCGCGCCGCCAAGGTGCCGGTGTCGGTACGCGAACTGCTGGATCTGATCGATGCGCTCAAGCACCGCGTCGTGTTCGCCGACATGGATGAGTTCTATTTCCTTGCGCGCACCGTGATGGTCAAGGACGAACGCCACTTCGACAAGTTCGACCGCGCCTTCGGCGCCTACTTCAAGGGCCTGGAAAACCTCGACCAGCATCTCGAGGCGCTAATTCCCGAAGACTGGCTGCGCAAGGAATTCGAGCGCAGCCTGACCGATGAAGAGCGCGCGCAGATCCAGTCCCTCGGCGGCCTGGACAAGCTGATCGAGGAATTCAAGAAGCGCCTCGAAGAACAGAAGGAACGCCATGCCGGTGGCAACAAGTGGATCGGCACCGGTGGCACCAGCCCGTTCGGCTCCGGCGGCTACAACCCCGAAGGCATACGCATCGGCGATGCCGGCAAGCGGCAGGGCAAGGCGGTGAAGGTCTGGGACCAGCGCGAGTACAAGAACCTCGACGATCAGGTCGAGCTGGGCACGCGCAACATCAAGATCGCCCTGCGCCGCCTGCGCAAGTTCGCCCGCCAGGGCGCGGCGGACGAACTGGACATCGACGGCACCATCGACCATACCGCGCGCGATGCCGGCCTGCTGAACATCCAGATGCGTCCGGAGCGGCGCAATGCAGTGAAGCTGCTGATCCTGTTCGACATCGGCGGTTCGATGGATGCGCACGTGAAGGTCTGCGAAGAGCTGTTCTCGGCCTGCAAGACCGAGTTCAAGCACCTGGAATACTTCTACTTCCACAACTTCATCTACGAATCGGTATGGAAGAACAACTTCCGGCGCACTTCGGAGCGCACCTCGACATTGGACCTGCTGCATAAGTACGGCGCCGACTACAAAGTGGTGTTCGTCGGCGACGCCGCGATGGCGCCCTATGAAGTGACCCAACCCGGCGGCAGCGTCGAGCACTGGAACGAAGAAGCTGGCTACGTGTGGATGCAGCGCTTCATGGAGAAGTACAAGAAGCTCATCTGGATCAACCCCTACCCCAAGGACACCTGGGGCTACACCACTTCTACTGGCATCATCCGCGAACTGGTGGAGGACCGGATGTACCCGCTGACGCTAAGCGGACTCGAGGAAGGCATGAAGTTTTTGGCGAAGTGA
- the cysK gene encoding cysteine synthase A — translation MSRIFADNARSIGNTPLVMINRLGPKGVSIMAKIEGRNPAYSVKCRIGAGMIWDAEDSGRIKPGMTLVEPTSGNTGIGLAFVAAARGYKLMLTMPASMSLERRKVLKALGAELVLTEPAKGMKGAIEKAAEIAASNPEQYYMPQQFENPSNPAIHEKTTGPEIWNDTDGSIDVLVAGVGTGGTITGVSRYIKNTKGKQIISVAVEPTSSPVISQTLAGEEVKPSPHKIQGIGAGFVPKNLDLSIIDRVELVDDEEAKQMALRLMREEGILCGISCGAAMAAAVRLAERPEMQGKNIVVILPDSGERYLSSMLFSDMFSEQELVQ, via the coding sequence ATGAGTCGCATATTCGCAGACAACGCACGTTCTATCGGCAACACCCCGCTGGTAATGATCAATCGCCTCGGCCCGAAGGGCGTCAGCATCATGGCCAAGATCGAGGGCCGCAACCCCGCCTATTCGGTCAAGTGCCGAATAGGCGCCGGGATGATCTGGGACGCTGAGGACAGCGGTCGGATCAAGCCGGGCATGACGTTGGTCGAGCCTACTTCGGGCAACACCGGCATTGGGTTGGCGTTCGTTGCTGCTGCACGCGGCTATAAACTCATGCTCACGATGCCGGCGTCCATGAGCCTCGAGCGACGCAAGGTATTGAAAGCCCTCGGAGCCGAACTAGTGCTCACCGAGCCGGCCAAGGGCATGAAGGGCGCAATCGAGAAGGCTGCGGAGATTGCCGCCTCGAACCCCGAGCAGTACTACATGCCGCAGCAGTTCGAGAACCCGTCCAATCCGGCTATCCATGAAAAGACCACCGGCCCGGAAATCTGGAACGACACCGATGGAAGCATTGATGTGCTGGTGGCAGGTGTAGGCACTGGCGGAACCATCACCGGCGTCTCGCGCTATATCAAGAACACCAAGGGCAAGCAGATCATCAGCGTGGCGGTGGAGCCGACCAGTTCGCCGGTAATCAGCCAGACCCTGGCGGGCGAAGAGGTCAAACCCAGCCCACACAAGATCCAGGGCATCGGTGCCGGCTTCGTGCCGAAGAATCTGGATCTGTCTATCATCGATCGTGTCGAGCTGGTCGATGACGAGGAGGCCAAGCAGATGGCACTGCGTTTGATGCGCGAGGAGGGCATTCTCTGCGGGATCTCCTGTGGTGCGGCGATGGCGGCAGCGGTTCGCCTGGCCGAACGGCCGGAAATGCAGGGCAAGAACATCGTGGTGATCCTGCCCGACTCTGGCGAGCGCTATCTTTCCAGCATGTTGTTCAGCGACATGTTCAGCGAACAGGAACTGGTGCAGTAA
- a CDS encoding GFA family protein, protein MQTHTGSCLCGVVRYRIDAPINELTHCHCKMCRKAHGAAFATYASVPLEAFHIMSGKDQLGVYHSSDHVTRTFCIRCGSNLQFVDNREHELGVAAGTLDSPLPEPPQSHIYVDSKADWYEIRDGLPQHNGDSPR, encoded by the coding sequence ATGCAAACGCATACCGGTAGCTGCCTGTGTGGCGTCGTGCGCTATCGCATCGACGCGCCCATCAATGAGCTGACCCATTGCCACTGCAAGATGTGCCGCAAGGCTCACGGTGCCGCTTTCGCCACCTACGCGAGTGTGCCGCTGGAAGCCTTCCACATCATGTCAGGCAAGGACCAGCTGGGCGTCTACCACTCTTCCGATCACGTGACACGCACCTTTTGCATCCGCTGCGGCTCGAATCTGCAGTTCGTCGACAACCGCGAACATGAGCTCGGGGTTGCCGCCGGCACCCTCGATTCACCGCTGCCGGAGCCGCCGCAATCGCATATCTACGTCGACTCCAAGGCCGACTGGTACGAGATTCGCGACGGCTTGCCCCAACACAACGGCGACAGCCCCCGCTGA
- a CDS encoding AAA family ATPase: MKFEGTQSYVATDDLKLAVNAAITLQRPLLVKGEPGTGKTMLAEQLAESFGARLITWHIKSTTKAHQGLYEYDAVSRLRDSQLGVDKVHDVKNYIKKGKLWEAFESEERVILLIDEIDKADIEFPNDLLQELDKMEFYVYETNETIKATQRPIIIITSNNEKELPDAFLRRCFFHYIAFPDRETLQKIVDVHYPGIKQSLVSEALDVFFDVRKVPGLKKKPSTSELVDWLKLLMADNIGEAVLRERDPTRAIPPLAGALVKNEQDVMLLERLAFMSRRANSR; this comes from the coding sequence ATGAAATTCGAAGGCACCCAGTCCTACGTCGCCACCGACGACCTGAAACTCGCGGTCAACGCCGCCATCACCCTGCAGCGCCCGCTGCTGGTCAAGGGCGAACCGGGCACCGGCAAGACCATGCTCGCCGAGCAGCTGGCCGAATCCTTCGGTGCCCGGCTCATCACCTGGCACATCAAGTCCACCACCAAAGCGCATCAAGGCCTCTACGAATACGATGCGGTCAGCCGCCTGCGTGATTCGCAGCTGGGCGTGGACAAGGTCCACGATGTGAAGAACTACATCAAGAAGGGCAAGCTGTGGGAGGCCTTCGAAAGCGAGGAGCGGGTCATCCTGCTGATCGACGAGATCGACAAGGCCGATATCGAGTTTCCCAACGATCTGCTGCAGGAACTCGACAAGATGGAGTTCTACGTCTACGAGACCAACGAAACCATCAAGGCGACCCAGCGGCCGATCATCATCATCACCTCCAACAATGAGAAGGAACTGCCGGACGCCTTCCTGCGCCGCTGCTTCTTCCACTACATCGCCTTCCCTGATCGCGAGACGCTGCAGAAGATCGTCGACGTGCACTACCCAGGTATCAAGCAGTCACTGGTCAGCGAGGCGCTGGACGTGTTCTTCGATGTGCGCAAGGTGCCGGGGCTGAAGAAGAAGCCCTCGACCTCCGAACTGGTCGACTGGCTCAAACTGCTGATGGCCGACAACATCGGCGAAGCCGTGCTGCGCGAGCGCGATCCGACCCGGGCTATCCCGCCACTGGCCGGCGCGCTGGTGAAGAACGAGCAGGACGTGATGCTGCTTGAGCGTCTAGCCTTCATGAGTCGGCGTGCCAACAGCCGCTGA
- a CDS encoding PA1414 family protein: protein MKARLNEMFWKLAVALGLIEPPRMQPIPMRARREQDRRSSR, encoded by the coding sequence ATGAAAGCAAGGCTCAACGAGATGTTCTGGAAGCTGGCGGTCGCTCTTGGCTTGATTGAACCGCCGCGTATGCAGCCGATTCCCATGCGCGCCCGGCGCGAGCAGGATCGCCGCTCTTCCCGTTAA
- a CDS encoding tRNA-uridine aminocarboxypropyltransferase, protein MSRPRCSRCQRPLSLCLCALIPTLDSRTRVLVLQHSNEASHALNTARLAVLGLRNAQLEVGECFEDDSDGNERSYLLFPGEGAVPISTLAAIGRPIRLIVPDGTWRKARKILHINPWVAALPRVALPDGLTSRYRLRKAPMPGALSTIEAIVAALNILEGPSRFDELLRPFDALIEGQIGAMGQEVYRRNHVDV, encoded by the coding sequence ATGTCCCGTCCACGATGTTCGCGCTGCCAGCGCCCTTTGTCTCTCTGCCTGTGTGCGCTGATACCGACGCTGGATAGTCGCACCCGAGTGCTCGTTCTTCAGCATTCCAACGAAGCGAGCCATGCGCTGAATACAGCGCGGTTGGCGGTACTGGGGTTGCGCAATGCACAGCTGGAAGTCGGTGAATGCTTTGAGGACGACTCTGACGGCAACGAACGGAGCTACCTGCTGTTTCCCGGCGAGGGTGCCGTACCGATCAGCACGCTTGCCGCTATCGGGCGCCCCATACGTCTGATCGTGCCGGACGGCACCTGGCGCAAGGCGCGCAAGATCCTTCACATCAATCCATGGGTAGCCGCGCTGCCGCGTGTGGCGCTGCCAGATGGCCTGACTTCGCGCTATCGCTTGCGCAAGGCCCCCATGCCCGGTGCGCTGTCCACGATTGAGGCGATCGTTGCAGCACTGAACATTCTGGAAGGCCCTAGCCGATTCGATGAACTGCTTCGGCCTTTCGACGCGCTGATCGAAGGGCAGATCGGTGCGATGGGGCAGGAGGTATATCGGCGTAATCACGTCGATGTATAG
- a CDS encoding glutathione S-transferase, which translates to MITVHHLNHSRSHRVLWLMEELELLYELKRYARDPKTMLAPAELKAIHPLGKSPVITDDDLTLAESAAILEYLLERYGNGRLAPQHDSANYRRFRYWMHYAEGSAMPPMLLKLVFDRVASGPLPFLVRPVARAIAKGANRAFIGPQLKTHLDYMEAELEKSDWFAGDTFSAADIQMSFPIEAARARAGLDESRPRLMDFLRRIQERPAYKRAVERGGPALPAA; encoded by the coding sequence ATGATCACAGTCCATCACCTGAATCACTCCAGATCCCATCGCGTCCTCTGGCTGATGGAGGAACTGGAGCTGCTCTATGAGCTGAAACGCTACGCCCGTGATCCGAAGACGATGCTCGCTCCAGCCGAACTCAAAGCCATTCACCCGCTGGGAAAATCGCCAGTGATTACCGACGACGACCTGACGCTGGCCGAATCGGCAGCCATCTTGGAATACCTGCTGGAACGGTACGGTAATGGTCGGCTTGCACCGCAGCATGACAGCGCGAACTACCGTCGATTTCGCTATTGGATGCACTACGCTGAAGGCTCGGCGATGCCACCGATGCTACTGAAGCTGGTATTCGACCGGGTCGCCAGCGGGCCGCTGCCGTTCTTAGTCCGCCCGGTAGCACGCGCCATAGCCAAGGGCGCCAATCGGGCCTTCATCGGACCGCAGCTAAAGACTCACCTGGATTACATGGAGGCGGAGCTGGAGAAATCCGACTGGTTCGCCGGAGACACATTCAGCGCAGCGGATATACAGATGAGCTTTCCGATCGAGGCGGCACGTGCCAGAGCGGGACTGGACGAGAGTCGCCCAAGGTTGATGGATTTCTTGCGACGCATACAAGAGCGGCCCGCCTATAAACGAGCCGTGGAGCGCGGAGGACCTGCCTTGCCCGCCGCCTAG
- a CDS encoding DUF748 domain-containing protein has protein sequence MTRRLLPLWILLSIGLLLLLLHVALPHLVRNYLNEKMADMGDYTGHVEDVDLTWWRGAYRVEGLLIEKKDKRVQAPLLKAPAIDIAISWNGILRHREIVGEVVFEQPHLNFVDGGDSGDSQNGEGVDWRDQLDALVPITLNEIRVVDGQLSFRNFTSDPQVHVYASGIQASLYNLTNTDDADGTRTAFFEGKGKLFNQAPIEATASFDPFTDWEDFEVNLRVTGVPLKQLNDLSRAYANFDFAGGTGDLVVEVEANDSQLDGYIKPLLRNVDIFDYDQDVKNEDKGFLRGLWEAVVGGGQEVLKNQRKDQFATRVELSGTTKQTDVSPFQAFVAILRNAFVEAFTARFERALDEDE, from the coding sequence ATGACCCGTCGCCTGCTTCCCCTGTGGATCCTGCTCTCGATTGGCCTGCTACTGCTCCTGCTGCATGTCGCCCTGCCTCACTTGGTACGCAATTACCTGAACGAGAAAATGGCTGACATGGGCGACTATACGGGGCACGTCGAAGACGTCGACCTCACCTGGTGGCGCGGCGCCTACCGTGTCGAAGGCTTGCTGATCGAGAAGAAGGACAAGCGCGTACAGGCGCCCCTGCTCAAGGCGCCGGCGATCGACATCGCCATCAGCTGGAATGGCATCCTGCGCCACCGAGAGATCGTCGGCGAAGTCGTTTTCGAGCAGCCTCATTTGAATTTCGTCGATGGTGGTGACAGCGGCGACTCGCAAAATGGCGAAGGCGTCGACTGGCGCGACCAGCTCGACGCCCTGGTGCCGATCACACTCAACGAGATCCGCGTCGTCGATGGCCAGCTGTCGTTCCGCAACTTCACTTCTGATCCACAGGTACACGTCTACGCCAGCGGTATCCAGGCCAGCCTGTACAACCTGACCAATACAGACGATGCCGACGGCACCCGGACAGCATTTTTCGAGGGCAAGGGAAAGCTGTTCAATCAGGCCCCCATCGAAGCGACCGCCAGCTTCGATCCGTTCACCGACTGGGAAGATTTCGAGGTCAACCTGCGTGTCACCGGCGTACCGCTGAAACAGCTGAACGACCTCAGTCGCGCCTACGCCAATTTCGATTTCGCCGGCGGGACGGGTGACCTCGTTGTCGAAGTCGAAGCCAATGACAGTCAGCTCGACGGTTACATCAAGCCACTGCTGCGCAACGTCGACATCTTCGACTACGACCAGGACGTCAAGAACGAGGACAAGGGGTTCCTGCGCGGGCTTTGGGAGGCCGTGGTCGGCGGCGGTCAGGAAGTGCTGAAGAACCAGCGCAAGGATCAGTTCGCCACCCGTGTGGAGCTGTCCGGCACGACCAAGCAAACCGATGTCAGCCCGTTCCAGGCCTTCGTCGCAATACTGCGCAACGCATTCGTCGAAGCTTTCACCGCGCGCTTCGAACGTGCGCTGGACGAAGACGAATGA
- a CDS encoding DMT family transporter — protein MRPLDMFRLLALAAIWGASFLFMRVIAPVLGTFPTAFFRVLLATAGLLAILALLRARWDFRGKFGLCLVLGVINSGIPFALYAVAAQLVPAGYSAIFNATTPMMGVLIGALFFAEELTLAKVLGVFSGLGGVALLMRIGPVPLDMGLLLGALACLGATACYGFGGFLTRRWINGDGGLNSEMVAFGSQAGAALCLLPLFGWSLLNAPPPSWGGASVWLSLLGLGLVCTAFAYILYFRLLADIGPVKTLTVTFLIPPFGVLWGVLFLNEPLSWAYVQGGALIAVALWLILRQAPAARQPIDARRG, from the coding sequence ATGCGCCCGCTCGACATGTTTCGCCTGCTTGCCCTCGCCGCCATCTGGGGTGCGAGTTTTCTTTTCATGCGGGTCATCGCGCCGGTGCTCGGCACCTTCCCCACGGCTTTCTTCCGCGTACTGCTGGCGACGGCCGGACTGCTGGCGATCCTCGCCCTGCTCCGCGCCCGCTGGGATTTTCGCGGCAAGTTCGGCTTGTGCCTGGTGCTTGGGGTGATCAATTCAGGCATACCCTTCGCTCTGTATGCAGTGGCGGCTCAACTGGTGCCGGCCGGCTATTCGGCAATCTTCAACGCCACTACGCCGATGATGGGTGTGCTGATCGGCGCGCTGTTCTTCGCGGAAGAGCTGACCCTGGCCAAGGTGCTTGGCGTATTCAGCGGGCTAGGCGGCGTAGCGCTGCTGATGCGCATCGGGCCGGTGCCGCTGGATATGGGCCTGCTGCTCGGAGCGCTGGCCTGCCTGGGCGCCACCGCCTGTTATGGGTTCGGCGGCTTTCTTACGCGGCGCTGGATCAACGGGGACGGCGGACTGAACAGCGAGATGGTCGCATTCGGCAGTCAAGCCGGCGCGGCACTCTGCCTGCTGCCGCTGTTCGGATGGTCACTGCTGAATGCCCCGCCACCGAGCTGGGGCGGCGCAAGCGTCTGGCTCAGCCTGCTTGGACTGGGTCTGGTATGTACGGCGTTTGCCTACATTCTCTACTTCCGCCTGCTGGCGGATATCGGGCCAGTGAAGACGCTGACGGTGACGTTTCTGATCCCACCGTTCGGTGTGCTATGGGGCGTACTGTTTCTCAATGAGCCGCTGTCCTGGGCCTACGTTCAGGGCGGCGCGCTGATTGCGGTGGCGTTGTGGCTGATCCTCCGCCAGGCTCCGGCGGCCCGGCAACCGATCGATGCGCGACGCGGCTGA